The following proteins come from a genomic window of Lycium ferocissimum isolate CSIRO_LF1 chromosome 4, AGI_CSIRO_Lferr_CH_V1, whole genome shotgun sequence:
- the LOC132052337 gene encoding protein ASPARTIC PROTEASE IN GUARD CELL 1-like: MATSSFSNFFFSFFILIIISFSFLPSSLSRSLIPSLGHSQTFNVAKSIQSTLQVLSQNSKSLQQQKTTKQQQTLYPSSPSTFSVLIYPRSSLIKPQHNNYTSLTLSRLARDFARVSSLTKPGRTMIRPQEIQTPITSGISQGSGEYFAKLGVGQPAKEFYMAIDTGSDINWLQCEPCSECYQQTDPIFNPSESSTYNRVTCDSSECSALDVSDCSTSDTCLYQVSYGDGSFTAGELATERVSFGNSGSINNVAIGCGHDNEGLFIGSAGLMGLGGGSLSLPSQINATSFSYCLVDKNSDSASTLEFNSAGPSDAVLAPLLRNSKRNTFFYVGLEGISVGGEMLPIPANIFQVDETGHGGIIVDSGTTVTRLQTTVYNSLRDTFVKYAQDKLPSTDGFMLFDTCFDLSSMKTANVPTVAFHFSGDKKLSLHAKNTLVPIDSEGKFCLAFAPTDGSLAIIGNSQQQGTRVSYDLTNNLVGFSPDKC; encoded by the exons ATGGCAACCTCATCATTCTccaatttcttcttctccttctttattctcatcatcatctctttttctttccttccttcTTCTCTCTCTCGTTCACTAATTCCTTCACTTGGACACTCACAAACCTTCAACGTTGCAAAATCCATTCAAAGCACCCTTCAAGTCCTCTCTCAAAACTCCAAATCTCTCCAAcaacaaaaaacaacaaaacaacaacaaaccctTTATCCTTCATCTCCTTCAACATTCTCTGTATTAATATACCCTCGTTCTTCACTTATAAAACCCCAACACAATAACTACACATCTCTCACTCTCTCAAGACTCGCTCGTGACTTTGCCCGAGTTTCCTCACTAACCAAACCGGGTCGAACCATGATCCGACCCCAAGAAATTCAAACCCCGATTACATCTGGAATAAGTCAAGGAAGTGGCGAATATTTCGCTAAGCTAGGTGTAGGGCAACCTGCTAAAGAATTCTACATGGCTATAGACACTGGAAGTGATATCAACTGGCTACAATGTGAACCTTGCTCCGAATGTTACCAACAAACCGACCCGATTTTCAACCCGTCCGAATCCTCAACATACAACCGGGTCACATGTGACTCATCCGAATGCTCAGCACTTGATGTCTCGGATTGTTCCACGTCCGACACGTGTCTGTATCAGGTCTCGTATGGAGATGGGTCGTTTACTGCTGGAGAATTAGCTACTGAAAGGGTGTCGTTTGGGAATTCTGGTTCGATTAATAATGTTGCTATAGGTTGTGGACATGATAATGAAGGGTTGTTTATTGGTTCAGCTGGATTGATGGGTCTTGGTGGTGGTTCGTTATCTCTTCCATCTCAAATTAATGCAACGTCGTTTTCGTACTGCCTTGTGGACAAGAATTCTGATTCTGCGTCCACGTTGGAGTTCAATTCTGCTGGACCTAGTGACGCg gTACTTGCACCATTGCTACGTAACTCAAAGAGGAACACTTTTTTCTACGTGGGTCTGGAAGGAATCAGTGTTGGCGGCGAGATGTTACCAATTCCAGCAAACATTTTCCAGGTAGACGAAACTGGACACGGAGGAATCATCGTTGATTCAGGAACAACAGTAACTCGTTTACAAACCACCGTTTACAATTCTTTACGTGACACATTCGTAAAATACGCTCAGGATAAATTGCCGTCAACTGATGGATTTATGTTATTTGATACTTGCTTTGATTTATCGTCGATGAAAACAGCGAATGTTCCGACAGTAGCGTTTCATTTTTCAGGTGATAAAAAGTTGTCATTGCACGCGAAGAATACACTTGTTCCGATAGACTCGGAGGGGAAGTTCTGTTTAGCGTTTGCTCCTACGGATGGATCACTAGCGATTATTGGGAATTCACAACAGCAGGGGACAAGGGTTAGTTATGATTTGACTAATAACCTTGTTGGATTTAGTCCTGATAAATGTTAg
- the LOC132052339 gene encoding DNA mismatch repair protein MSH2 yields MDEKFEEQGKLPELKLDARQAQGFLSFFKTLPKDPRAVRLFDRRDYYTAHGDDATFIAKTYYHTTTALRQLGNGVGALSSVSVSRNMFETIARDILLERMDRTLELYEGSGSNWRLVKSGTPGNFGSFEDILFANNEMQDSPAIVALAPNFNQNGCTVGLGYVDITKRVFGLAEFLDDSHFTNLESALVALGCRECLVPSETGKSSECRPLYDAISRCGVMVTERKKTEFKGRDLVQDLGRLVKGSVEPVRDLISGFECAAGALGCILSYAELLADESNYGNYTVKQYNLNSYMRLDSAAMRALNVMESKSDANKNFSLFGLMNRTCTAGMGKRLLHMWLKQPLLDVDEINCRLDLVQAFVEDAALRQDLRQHLKRISDIERLTRNLERKRASLLHVVKLYQSGIRIPFIKSVLERYDGQFATLIRERYIDPLEKWSDDNHLNKFIALVETAVDLDQLENGEYMISSAYDPSLSALKDEQETLEGQIHNLHKQTANDLDLPVDKSLKLDKGTQFGHVFRITKKEEPKVRKQLNSHYIVLETRKDGVKFTNTKLKKLGDRYQKVIEEYKSCQKELVARVVQTVASFSEVFEGLAGSLSELDVLLSFADLASSCPTAYARPNISPPDTGDIILEGCRHPCVEAQDWVNFIPNDCRLIRGESWFQIITGPNMGGKSTYIRQVGVNVLMAQVGSFVPCDNATISIRDCIFARVGAGDCQLRGVSTFMQEMLETASILKGATDRSLIIIDELGRGTSTYDGFGLAWAICEHIVGEIKAPTLFATHFHELTALASGNASNGHKQIAGVANFHVSAHIDSSSRKLTMLYKVQPGACDQSFGIHVAEFANFPQSVVALAREKASELEDFSPNAMIPNDCKEAASKRKREFDPNDVSRGTARARQFLQDFTQLPLDKMDLKQALQQLSKMKTNLEKDAVDSQWLQQFFSSSD; encoded by the exons atggatgaaaagttTGAGGAACAAGGCAAGCTTCCTGAGCTTAAACTTG ATGCTAGGCAAGCTCAAGGGTTTCTCTCATTCTTCAAAACCCTACCCAAG GACCCTAGGGCAGTTCGTCTCTTCGATCGTCGG GACTATTATACTGCTCATGGAGATGATGCAACTTTCATTGCAAAGACATATTACCATACAACAACTGCTTTACGACAGTTGGGTAATGGAGTTGGTGCTCTTTCCAGTGTTAGTGTGAGTAGAAATATGTTTGAAACAATAGCTCGTGACATTCTTTTGGAGAGAATGGATCGTACTCTTGAACTGTATGAGGGCAGTGGTTCAAATTGGAGACTGGTCAAAAGTGGAACCCCAGgaaattttggaagttttgaGGATATTCTGTTTGCTAATAATGAAATGCAAGATTCTCCGGCGATTGTTGCTCTTGCGCCAAACTTCAATCAGAATGGATGTACAGTTGGGTTAGGCTATGTTGATATTACTAAGAGAGTCTTTGGTTTAGCAGAGTTTCTAGATGATAGCCACTTCACCAATTTGGAGTCTGCTTTGGTTGCTCTTGGTTGCAGAGAATGTCTTGTACCATCAGAGACTGGGAAATCCAGTGAATGCAGACCTCTATATGATGCAATATCGAGATGTGGCGTGATGGtaactgaaagaaagaaaactgaATTTAAAGGGAGGGATTTGGTACAGGATCTTGGTAGGCTCGTCAAGGGTTCAGTAGAACCGGTTCGTGATTTGATCTCTGGTTTTGAATGTGCAGCAGGTGCTTTGGGGTGCATACTTTCCTATGCAGAACTACTTGCGGATGAGAGCAATTATGGAAACTACACAGTCAAACAATACAACCTCAATAGCTACATGAGATTAGATTCTGCTGCTATGAGAGCACTGAATGTCATGGAGAGCAAATCAGATGCTAATAAAAATTTCAGCTTGTTCGGTCTCATGAATAGAACCTGTACTGCTGGAATGGGTAAAAGGTTATTGCACATGTGGCTGAAACAGCCTTTACTAGATGTAGATGAGATTAACTGTAGACTGGATTTAGTTCAAGCATTTGTGGAGGATGCCGCACTTCGCCAAGATTTGAGGCAGCATCTGAAAAGAATTTCAGATATTGAGCGGCTGACACGCAATCTTGAGAGGAAAAGAGCCAGTTTACTGCACGTTGTAAAACTCTATCag TCAGGCATCAGAATACCATTTATCAAAAGTGTTTTGGAACGTTATGATGGGCAATTTGCAACACTTATCAGGGAAAGGTATATTGATCCTCTTGAGAAATGGAGTGATGATAATCACCTGAATAAGTTCATTGCTCTTGTGGAAACTGCTGTTGACCTTGATCAACTTGAGAATGGAGAATACATGATTTCTTCTGCATATGACCCAAGTTTATCTGCTCTGAAGGATGAGCAAGAGACATTGGAGGGACAGATTCATAATTTGCACAAACAAACTGCCAATGATCTTGATCTACCTGTTGATAAGTCTCTTAAACTAGATAAAGGAACACAATTTGGACATGTCTTCAGAATTACCAAGAAAGAAGAACCAAAAGTCAGGAAGCAACTAAATTCTCACTACATTGTTCTTGAAACACGTAAGGATGGGGTAAAGTTCACCAATACAAAACTAAAAAAACTAGGAGATCGGTACCAGAAGGTCATAGAAGAGTATAAGAGCTGTCAGAAAGAACTGGTAGCTCGGGTAGTTCAAACAGTAGCGAGTTTCTCTgag GTGTTTGAAGGTCTAGCTGGTTCACTTTCTGAGTTGGATGTGCTACTGAGTTTTGCGGATTTGGCTTCCAGTTGCCCAACTGCCTACGCAAGACCAAATATCAGCCCACCA GATACGGGAGATATTATACTTGAAGGGTGTAGGCATCCTTGTGTGGAAGCTCAAGACTGGGTTAACTTCATCCCTAATGACTGTAGACTA ATTAGGGGAGAGAGTTGGTTTCAGATTATCACGGGCCCTAACATGGGTGGAAAGTCGACGTACATTCGGCAG GTTGGTGTGAATGTCCTGATGGCCCAAGTTGGCTCCTTTGTTCCGTGTGACAATGCTACCATTTCTATTCGTGATTGCATTTTTGCTCGTGTTGGCGCTGGAGATTGCCAG CTGAGGGGAGTTTCTACTTTTATGCAAGAGATGCTTGAGACCGCATCTATCTTGAAAGGAGCTACTGATAGATCATTGATTATAATTGATGAGTTGGGCCGTGGGACATCGACTTATGATGGCTTTG GTTTAGCTTGGGCTATTTGTGAGCACATTGTTGGAGAAATTAAAGCACCAACATTGTTTGCCACTCACTTTCATGAGCTGACTGCATTGGCCAGTGGGAATGCAAGCAATGGGCATAAGCAAATTGCTGGTGTAGCAAATTTTCATGTCAGTGCACACATTGACTCTTCTAGTCGCAAGCTAACTATGCTTTACAAG GTTCAACCAGGTGCTTGTGATCAAAGTTTTGGCATTCACGTTGCAGAGTTTGCCAATTTTCCACAAAGTGTTGTGGCCCTGGCCAGAGAAAAGGCATCTGAATTGGAGGATTTCTCTCCTAATGCCATGATTCCAAATGACTGTAAAGAG GCAGCTTCAAAACGGAAGAGAGAATTTGACCCCAATGACGTGTCTAGAGGTACTGCCCGAGCTCGTCAATTCTTACAGGATTTCACTCAGCTGCCACTGGATAAGATGGATCTAAAGCAGGCCTTGCAACAGTTGAGCAAAATGAAGACCAACCTGGAGAAGGATGCAGTTGACAGCCAGTGGCTCCAGCAGTTCTTTAGTTCTTCAGATTAG